A region of Drosophila mauritiana strain mau12 chromosome 3L, ASM438214v1, whole genome shotgun sequence DNA encodes the following proteins:
- the LOC117139160 gene encoding probable serine hydrolase encodes MFSHLPVTDCKELKIPAPWGYISGRWYGNRTERPILALHGFMDNLGTFDRLVPLLPDHVGVFCIDLPGHGRSSPLPLGIRYDVYNDVFIIPRIMKHFGWEKVSLMGHSLGAFYSFIYATMAPDTVDMVICIDCVLLPKFDSDIALESFRRNLDQHMVQDEMMASGNLREPPSYKLPKLEMAVANGTLSSVTPELAQHLLHRQVKESGLNPDSYYLSIDRRIKFYNYWDIGAELGADMARGVGKKPFLIIKGSMSPFLGPHTDEAVSILAQDNPHFEFYEVDNGTHHVHLRFPEECAKYMCPFIQYHRPPSNATLYQGKL; translated from the exons ATGTTTAGCCACCTTCCAGTTACCGAT TGCAAAGAGCTGAAAATTCCAGCACCATGGGGATACATTTCGGGAAGATGGTATGGAAATCGAACGGAACGCCCCATCCTGGCACTGCACGGATTTATGGACAACCTGGGCACCTTCGATCGCCTGGTGCCACTGCTACCCGATCACGTGGGAGTGTTCTGCATCGATTTACCAGGACATGGAAGATCCTCGCCCCTGCCACTAGGAATTCGCTATGATGTGTACAACGACGTGTTCATTATTCCGCGGATTATGAAGCATTTTGGCTGGGAGAAGGTTTCGCTCATGGGACACTCACTGGGCGCCTTTTACAGTTTTATTTACGCGACAATGGCACCCGATACTGTGGACATGGTCATTTGCATAGACTGTGTGCTGCTGCCGAAATTCGACAGTGACATTGCCCTCGAAAGCTTCCGCAGAAACCTGGACCAGCACATGGTGCAGGATGAGATGATGGCGAGCGGCAATCTGCGGGAGCCACCCAGTTACAAGCTGCCAAAATTGGAAATGGCAGTCGCCAATGGCACGCTGAGCTCGGTGACCCCCGAGTTGGCCCAGCACCTGCTCCACCGCCAGGTGAAGGAGTCAGGACTGAATCCGGATTCGTATTACTTATCCATAGATAGACGGATCAAGTTCTACAACTACTGGGACATTGGTGCGGAACTGGGTGCCGATATGGCCAGGGGAGTTGGAAAGAAGCCCTTTCTCATTATCAAGGGATCCATGTCGCCCTTTCTGGGTCCTCACACTGACGAAGCCGTTTCCATTTTGGCCCAGGATAACCCACACTTTGAGTTCTACGAAGTGGACAACGGCACCCATCACGTTCACCTGCGATTCCCCGAGGAGTGTGCGAAGTACATGTGCCCCTTTATTCAGTACCATCGGCCTCCGTCGAATGCAACTCTGTACCAAGGAAAGTTATAG
- the LOC117140645 gene encoding probable serine hydrolase yields the protein MGTLSLSDFEAVKIPVPWGHISGRWYGNRNERPILAIHGWLDNLGTFDRLIPLLPDYLGVLCIDLPGHGRSSHLPPGTYYSVYEYVFTIPLVMKEYGWSKVSLIGHSLGGVLCFIYASLAPHTVDMIVSLDILLPLRTEIDYMALSVEKQLANVELQKLGNYSEPPSYTPTQLGKVLARGSFNSVSPDLAKHLLHRQLAKSKLYPERFYFSRDIRVKYYHYIHIDDGLGAEMARRIIKKPYLIIKGSLSPYLSDRNKEVMSILAKDNPHFEFYEVENGTHHLHLHAAEECASYIVPFIQHHRPPALTSWAVAGKDDRSRKPKGFLTWTNKKRSKL from the exons ATGGGAACTTTGTCACTGAGCGAT TTCGAAGCTGTGAAGATTCCAGTACCCTGGGGTCACATTTCTGGACGTTGGTACGGAAATCGGAACGAGCGACCCATCTTGGCGATTCACGGATGGCTGGACAACCTGGGAACCTTTGATCGGCTGATTCCCCTCCTACCTGACTATCTAGGAGTACTCTGCATCGATCTGCCAGGACATGGAAGATCCTCGCACTTGCCACCGGGAACGTACTACAGTGTGTACGAGTACGTGTTCACAATTCCACTGGTGATGAAGGAGTACGGATGGTCAAAGGTCTCTCTCATTGGACACTCACTGGGCGGAGTCCTATGCTTCATTTACGCCTCCCTTGCTCCTCACACCGTCGATATGATAGTCTCCCTGGACATACTGCTTCCCTTGAGAACCGAAATAGATTACATGGCCCTGAGTGTAGAGAAACAACTAGCGAATGTTGAGCTACAGAAGCTGGGAAATTATAGTGAGCCGCCCTCCTACACCCCCACCCAGTTGGGAAAGGTGCTGGCCAGGGGAAGCTTTAATTCCGTATCCCCGGACCTGGCAAAGCACCTGCTCCACCGCCAGTTGGCCAAGTCAAAACTGTACCCCGAACGGTTCTACTTCTCGAGGGATATTCGAGTAAAGTACTACCACTACATACACATCGACGATGGTCTGGGGGCAGAAATGGCGAGGCGGATCATCAAGAAGCCATATCTAATCATTAAGGGCTCCTTGTCACCATATCTCTCCGACCGCAACAAAGAGGTTATGTCGATTTTGGCCAAGGATAATCCGCACTTTGAGTTCTACGAGGTGGAAAACGGCACCCATCACCTGCATCTGCACGCCGCCGAGGAATGCGCCAGTTACATTGTGCCATTCATCCAGCATCACAGACCTCCTGCGCTGACCTCCTGGGCTGTGGCCGGAAAGGATGACAGATCGAGGAAACCAAAGGGATTTCTCACATGGACCAACAAAAAGCGCAGCAAGTTGTGA
- the LOC117139321 gene encoding SEC14 domain and spectrin repeat-containing protein 1-B, producing the protein MEEDVLNALQTRSAYLSGGFDRQKRIIFVVNAFNDLQLWNRRYLQVTLDYLKRSLSASVLQNGVSVVVNAQESSSRISRQQVRQIYALFGGDINVDLYLVRAEGFWEKHVEPCTKSQVKGEPLVLSKARLFKFIEPQNLPEELGGTLQFNYDLWLQQRKSIDEFTKSHVQTLSSMEKLLALLREHKSLRPAEADVELKKCAQMHAGVQNDIETAIDLGNAILARFNEVYETHSPPPQAVAPASESPVGPPPIAAHSASAGSPQKPLLPPDLVCERARIELRLNEIEKKQTAIRTAWLELLRSLREARELSTLEEGVSFVTNWILQEAELLLSRQRSVAGDVRGCEALRSAHDQLELECRETYGCYAELLYKIEKFAAERQSSSKDMDRCQDLLSQRDFMQFVCRSFAKRLERRRNVLMTALRFHRLLDQFEELLATGNHVVEVDSRSLDWPEAEQLLMQLNNNQEMLGHVERELVREGEKLSDMLAMPVKDALGRDLQLDYSAEIAQLRRQIDESRRRRQVCGHRLALQRLTLEQVTHIHAYEEDARRARDWLQELYAVLLRCHSHVGCNIHEIQLQKDELQGFEETGRSIYHYGCQLLEASQTLRLCCKLEPSASRSQSNPSQGFISDELQHTWHSLQSVAQEQMTRLRVSAVFHRSVEAYYRQLRELRPLLTKELSAQLQQQQRQQHNRSSSGISSDAEAELESELSPLGEMPPRLQRHLVAREQLLVEVGRMVRLGRLLKKRLKEPFVLDALTGKSVVADELPLDCTAPSPLHDSGRTSSAGSEIPGESLPATMQVVPTGSNELACAAISHKLGAIAEVAESLDAVIRDVQQQEGVVSNGISNGTGGHGIKKLGSIEDWQSRSTEDESFATASEGNFTPNSHSSSFQTASGRTSSYIGSAKNSFDEADDSTLSTFEIPELPPSPVNMSFDSSEISYFSARQQRMKSEDQDSVAGVAELHSQSVTPTPDEEQQHLLLPLPLPQAIESDSEVEGFSLATGITTEQAPRMSNAHTPEVSYPSADNTAPASTNPNESKPPPSWRRSKYYENITKQTIKGFL; encoded by the exons ATGGAGGAGGACGTGCTGAACGCCCTGCAGACGCGCAGTGCCTACTTATCCGGCGGATTCGATCGCCAGAAACGCATCATCTTCGTTGTCAACGCGTTCAACGATCTGCAGCTGTGGAATCGCCGCTATCTGCAGGTGACTCTGGACTATCTGAAGCGGTCTCTCAG CGCTTCGGTGTTGCAGAATGGCGTGAGTGTGGTGGTCAATGCCCAGGAGAGCAGTTCGCGGATATCGCGGCAGCAGGTGCGCCAGATTTACGCCCTCTTTGGGGGCGACATCAATGTGGATCTGTATCTAGTCAGGGCGGAGGGCTTCTGGGAGAAGCATGTGGAGCCGTGCACCAAGTCCCAGGTCAAGGGAGAG CCGCTGGTGCTGTCGAAGGCGAGGCTGTTCAAGTTCATAGAGCCGCAGAACCTGCCCGAGGAACTGGGCGGCACCTTGCAGTTCAACTACGATCTGTGGCTGCAGCAGCGCAAG TCCATCGACGAGTTCACCAAGTCGCATGTGCAGACTTTGTCTTCGATGGAGAAACTGTTGGCTCTTCTGCGGGAGCACAAGTCTCTGCGGCCGGCGGAAGCGGATGTGGAGCTGAAGAAGTGCGCCCAGATGCATGCCGGTGTGCAAAACGACATAGAGACCGCCATCGACTTGG GTAACGCGATCTTGGCCCGCTTCAACGAGGTCTACGAGACGCATTCACCGCCGCCACAAGCGGTCGCACCTGCCTCGGAGTCCCCTGTGGGTCCCCCGCCCATCGCTGCCCACTCCGCCAGTGCAGGTTCCCCCCAGAAGCCCCTCCTGCCGCCCGACCTCGTCTGTGAACGCGCCCGCATCGAGTTGCGATTGAATGAGATCGAAAAGAAGCAGACGGCCATCCGGACTGCATGGCTGGAACTGCTCCGATCTCTGAGGGAGGCACGCGAACTCAGCACTTTGGAGGAGGGGGTGTCCTTCGTCACCAATTGGATCCTGCAGGAGGCCGAGCTGTTACTCAGTCGCCAAAGGAGCGTGGCAGGTGATGTTAGGGGATGTGAGGCCCTGCGTTCTGCGCACGACCAACTGGAACTGGAGTGCCGGGAAACCTACGGTTGCTATGCAGAGCTGCTCTACAAGATCGAAAAGTTTGCCGCTGAAAGGCAGTCATCATCTAAGGATATGGACCGATGCCAGGATCTTCTCTCGCAGCGAGACTTCATGCAGTTTGTGTGTCGCTCCTTTGCAAAACGATTGGAGCGACGAAGAAATGTCCTGATGACCGCCCTGAGGTTCCATCGCCTCCTCGATCAATTTGAGGAATTGCTTGCTACCGGTAACCATGTGGTGGAGGTGGACAGTCGATCGCTTGACTGGCCCGAGGCGGAGCAGCTACTCATGCAGCTCAATAACAACCAGGAAATGTTGG GCCACGTCGAGCGCGAACTTGTGCGTGAAGGTGAAAAGCTGAGCGACATGCTGGCCATGCCGGTGAAAGACGCTCTGGGCCGTGACCTCCAGCTGGACTACAGTGCCGAGATCGCCCAGCTGCGCAGGCAGATCGACGAGAGCCGGCGTCGTCGTCAGGTGTGCGGACATCGGCTGGCGCTGCAGCGGCTCACCTTGGAGCAGGTGACCCACATCCACGCCTACGAGGAGGACGCGCGGCGGGCGCGGGACTGGCTGCAGGAGTTGTATGCCGTCTTGCTGCGCTGCCACTCCCATGTCGGCTGCAACATCCACGAGATTCAGCTGCAGAAGGACGAGTTGCAGGGGTTCGAGGAAACCGGACGG AGCATCTACCACTATGGCTGCCAATTGCTGGAGGCATCCCAAACGCTGCGCCTCTGCTGCAAACTGGAACCATCAGCATCTAGGTCACAAAGCAATCCCAGTCAGGGTTTCATTAGTGACGAACTGCAGCACACGTGGCACAGTCTACAGTCTGTGGCCCAGGAGCAAATGACCAGACTGCGCGTCTCCGCCGTTTTCCACCGCAGTGTGGAGGCCTATTATCGCCAGCTGAGGGAACTTCGGCCCCTTTTGACCAAGGAACTATCCgcgcaactgcagcagcagcagagacAGCAGCACaaccgcagcagcagtggAATAAGTAGCGATGCCGAGGCAGAATTGGAATCGGAGCTGTCTCCTTTGGGGGAGATGCCTCCGCGATTGCAGAGGCACTTGGTAGCCAGGGAGCAACTGCTCGTCGAAGTGGGCAGAATGGTCAGACTGGGAAGACTGCTGAAGAAGCGACTCAAGGAGCCCTTCGTTCTGGACGCATTAACAGGAAAGAG TGTCGTGGCCGATGAACTACCCCTGGACTGCACTGCACCAAGTCCACTCCACGACAGTGGAAGGACCAGCAGTGCTGGAAGCGAGATACCCGGGGAATCCCTGCCAGCCACTATGCAAGTGGTGCCCACAGGCAGCAACGAACTGGCCTGCGCCGCCATTTCCCACAAGCTGGGAGCCATTGCCGAGGTGGCCGAGTCCCTGGACGCAGTCATCCGGGATGTCCAGCAGCAGGAGGGCGTCGTTAGCAATGGAATCAGCAATGGCACTGGAGGACATGGCATCAAAAAATTGGGAAGCATTGAA GATTGGCAATCCCGCTCCACCGAGGACGAATCCTTCGCCACTGCCTCCGAAGGCAACTTTACGCCGAACTCGCACTCCTCATCCTTTCAAACAGCCTCGGGACGCACTAGCTCCTACATAGGATCGGCCAAGAACTCCTTCGATGAGGCGGACGACTCAACTTTAAGCACATTCGAAATACCCGAACTACCACCTTCGCCAGTCAATATGTCCTTCGATAGCTCCGAAATAAGCTACTTCTCCGCCCGCCAGCAGAGGATGAAAAGTGAGGATCAGGACAGTGTGGCTGGCGTGGCAGAGCTGCACAGTCAGAGTGTAACGCCCACTCCGGACGAAGAGCAGCAACACCTGCTCCTGCCACTACCATTGCCGCAGGCCATCGAATCGGACAGCGAGGTGGAAGGATTCAGTTTGGCCACTGGCATTACGACGGAGCAGGCGCCCAGGATGTCCAACGCCCACACGCCGGAGGTGAGCTACCCATCCGCCGATAACACCGCTCCGGCTTCAACTAACCCCAACGAATCGAAACCGCCGCCCTCCTGGCGACGCAGCAAATACTACGAGAACATAACGAAACAGACGATCAAGGGATTTCTCTGA
- the LOC117141512 gene encoding serine hydrolase-like protein gives MDKRLQYEEVIIPAPWGHIAGRWYGNRADRPILAIHGWLDNLGTFDRLIPLLPDYIGVLCIDLPGHGRSSRLPPGVPYNVYDYVFIIPRVMKEFGWSKVSLMGHSLGGVMSFMYAAMAPSTVDMIISLDVLLPRRIEDPSKLTKDIEGYLLEERRQADGTEHEPPSFTLSKLRQTLARNSNNSVPQHLADHMLHRQVAKSHMYPEKVFFSRDGRVKFYHIFDIENGLALEMARRIEKKPYLVIKGSLSPFVGPRCDETMSILSQDNPNFEFYEVEGGKHHVHLHAAEECARYIVPFIRNHRPPRSSKL, from the exons ATGGAT AAACGCCTGCAGTACGAAGAGGTGATAATTCCAGCACCTTGGGGTCACATAGCAGGCCGTTGGTATGGCAATCGAGCTGATAGACCCATTTTGGCAATTCACGGGTGGCTGGACAATCTGGGAACCTTCGATCGGCTGATTCCCCTGCTTCCCGACTACATAGGCGTGCTGTGCATCGACCTACCCGGACACGGTAGATCTTCCAGGCTTCCGCCGGGTGTGCCCTACAACGTCTACGACTATGTGTTCATCATACCGAGGGTGATGAAGGAGTTCGGCTGGTCCAAGGTCTCCTTAATGGGTCATTCCCTCGGAGGAGTGATGAGCTTCATGTACGCGGCCATGGCGCCAAGCACAGTCGATATGATTATATCgctggatgtactgcttccgCGGAGGATCGAGGATCCCAGCAAGTTGACCAAGGACATAGAAGGTTATTTGCTGGAGGAGAGGCGACAGGCCGATGGCACCGAACATGAGCCGCCATCGTTCACCTTGAGTAAACTGCGTCAGACGCTCGCcaggaacagcaacaactCGGTGCCGCAACACCTGGCCGATCACATGCTCCACCGCCAGGTGGCCAAGTCACACATGTACCCGGAGAAGGTATTCTTCTCCAGAGATGGGCGTGTAAAGTTCTACCACATATTCGACATTGAAAACGGACTCGCTCTTGAAATGGCGAGGCGCATTGAGAAGAAGCCCTATCTGGTAATCAAGGGATCCCTTTCGCCATTTGTGGGACCCCGATGTGACGAAACGATGTCCATTCTGTCCCAGGATAACCCCAACTTTGAGTTCTACGAGGTGGAGGGCGGCAAGCATCATGTACATCTTCATGCCGCCGAGGAGTGTGCCCGCTACATCGTTCCCTTCATCCGAAATCACAGACCTCCAAGAAGCAGCAAACTTTAA
- the LOC117140644 gene encoding probable serine hydrolase → MGTMSLSDFKEVKIPAPWGHISGRWYGNRTERPILAIHGWLDNLGTFDRLIPLLPDYIGVLCIDLPGHGRSARIQPGMHYAVNDYVLIIPRVMQEYGWSKVSLMGHSLGGIISFIYTSLAPHTVDMVISLDILLPWTPSPKTFIKTLAHSLEKHLVEEDRQEEGNLHEPPSYTLAQLNKVLAKGSYNSVTPEFAQHLLHRQVSKSQLYPDRFFFSRDGRVKYYSLTQMEPGFSEALAKRIRRKPYLIIKGSRSDFVGVRTEKAVAILRHNNPHFEFYEVEGGTHHVHLHAAEECARYIVPFIRHHRPPALTSWSLSGKEQHLSAEEKRRQQERFFKRSTHAKSKL, encoded by the exons ATGGGAACTATGTCTCTAAGCGAT TTCAAGGAGGTTAAAATACCGGCACCTTGGGGTCACATCTCCGGACGTTGGTATGGTAATCGAACGGAGCGACCGATCTTGGCGATTCACGGATGGCTGGACAATCTGGGAACCTTCGATCGCTTGATTCCCCTGCTTCCCGACTACATAGGAGTGCTGTGCATCGACCTACCCGGACATGGAAGATCCGCTCGCATTCAGCCTGGAATGCACTACGCCGTCAACGATTACGTGTTAATCATTCCTCGAGTGATGCAGGAGTACGGCTGGTCGAAGGTCTCATTGATGGGCCACTCATTGGGTGGCATCATAAGCTTCATTTACACATCGTTGGCACCACATACAGTGGACATGGTCATCTCACTGGACATATTGCTGCCCTGGACACCGAGCCCCAAAACGTTTATTAAAACTTTGGCCCACAGCTTGGAAAAGCACCTGGTGGAAGAGGATCGTCAGGAGGAGGGTAACCTGCACGAGCCTCCCTCCTACACCCTCGCACAGCTGAACAAGGTCCTCGCCAAAGGAAGTTACAACTCGGTGACCCCAGAGTTTGCCCAACACTTGCTTCACCGGCAGGTGTCGAAGTCGCAACTCTATCCAGACAGATTCTTCTTCTCCAGAGATGGACGAGTTAAATACTACAGCCTAACGCAAATGGAACCTGGATTTTCTGAGGCGTTGGCGAAGCGCATTCGGAGAAAACCCTACTTGATCATTAAAGGGTCAAGATCTGATTTTGTGGGAGTTAGAACCGAGAAGGCGGTCGCCATCTTACGCCACAACAATCCGCACTTCGAGTTTTACGAGGTGGAGGGAGGTACCCATCACGTTCATCTTCATGCCGCCGAGGAGTGTGCCCGCTACATAGTGCCCTTCATCCGACATCACCGACCTCCGGCACTCACTTCTTGGTCCTTGAGTGGCAAGGAGCAGCACCTAAGTGCCGAGGAGAAGCGGCGACAGCAAGAAAGATTCTTTAAAAGGAGCACACACGCAAAGAGCAAGCTGTGA